In Sphingobacterium sp. PCS056, the following proteins share a genomic window:
- the thiL gene encoding thiamine-phosphate kinase, whose protein sequence is MLEFDNTERTNLGELGEFGLISYLTKAVEINEPSTVKGIGDDAAVLDFSNKKTLISTDLLLEGIHFDLRYVPLKHLGYKAVQVNLSDIYAMNGKASQITFSIGLSSKFPLEAVEEIYQGALIACKKYNVDLIGGDTSASVQGLVISVTSIGFADEDQIAYRSGAQEGDLLCVSGDLGGAYVGLQLLEREKNIFLENPNIQPDLEGKDYIVERQLKPEARRDIVELLAEIGVKPNAMIDVSDGLASEIIHICEASDKGCKLYEEKIPLDSMTYETAREFGLDPTVCALNGGEDYELLFTIPQSDYDKIKGSMDITIIGHITQPSEGCQMIAKSGKVYPITAQGWNAFKD, encoded by the coding sequence ATGTTAGAATTTGATAATACAGAGAGAACAAATTTAGGTGAATTGGGTGAGTTTGGTTTGATTTCTTATTTAACTAAAGCTGTCGAGATCAATGAACCAAGTACGGTTAAAGGAATTGGAGATGATGCTGCTGTTTTGGATTTTTCGAATAAGAAAACTTTAATATCAACAGATCTCCTATTGGAAGGGATCCATTTTGATTTACGGTATGTACCCTTAAAGCATTTAGGCTATAAAGCTGTTCAAGTCAATTTGAGTGATATCTATGCCATGAATGGAAAGGCTTCACAGATTACATTTTCAATAGGTCTATCTTCAAAATTCCCATTAGAAGCTGTAGAAGAAATTTATCAGGGCGCATTGATTGCTTGTAAAAAATACAATGTCGATCTGATCGGAGGAGATACTTCTGCATCAGTACAAGGATTAGTCATTTCTGTAACGAGTATTGGTTTTGCTGATGAAGATCAGATCGCTTATCGATCAGGAGCACAAGAAGGAGATTTACTCTGCGTTTCAGGCGATCTGGGCGGTGCTTATGTAGGGCTGCAGTTATTAGAGCGCGAAAAAAATATCTTCCTAGAGAACCCTAATATACAGCCTGACTTGGAAGGCAAAGATTATATCGTAGAACGTCAACTGAAACCTGAGGCTAGAAGAGATATTGTTGAGTTACTTGCTGAGATTGGAGTAAAGCCCAATGCGATGATCGATGTATCGGATGGCTTAGCTTCCGAGATTATCCATATTTGTGAGGCTTCGGACAAAGGTTGCAAATTGTATGAAGAAAAAATACCGTTGGATTCGATGACTTACGAAACAGCGCGAGAATTTGGACTTGATCCAACAGTCTGTGCACTCAATGGAGGTGAAGATTATGAATTGTTATTTACCATACCACAATCCGATTATGATAAAATAAAAGGATCTATGGATATTACGATTATTGGTCATATTACACAACCGAGCGAAGGATGCCAAATGATTGCTAAATCTGGAAAAGTTTATCCTATCACCGCTCAAGGTTGGAATGCATTTAAAGATTAA
- the nadA gene encoding quinolinate synthase NadA — translation MDLVNYDMEAKGYIDAPIDPSLDLIQEIKRLKKEKNAVILAHYYQEAEIQDIADYIGDSLGLSQEAAKTDADVIVFAGVHFMAETAKILSPTKKVLLPDAKAGCSLSDSCPPHLFAKFKEQYPDHLVITYVNCTAELKALSDIVCTSSNAVEIVESLPLDQKIIFGPDRNLGAYVKKKTGRDLVLWNGACMVHEIFSQDKIDRLRAEHPEAKFIAHPECEDHILATADYVGSTSGMLKFTINDPANTYIVATESGIIHQMQKASPAKTFIPAPPNNACACNDCPHMKLNTLEKLYNCLKYESPEITLDESVIARAQRPIERMLEISAQLGL, via the coding sequence ATGGATTTAGTAAATTACGATATGGAGGCTAAGGGGTATATTGATGCTCCCATTGATCCTAGCTTAGATCTAATACAAGAGATCAAGCGTCTCAAAAAAGAAAAAAACGCCGTTATATTAGCACATTATTATCAGGAAGCAGAGATACAGGATATTGCTGATTACATTGGCGACAGTCTTGGTCTATCACAAGAGGCTGCAAAAACTGATGCCGATGTGATTGTTTTTGCCGGTGTACATTTTATGGCTGAAACAGCGAAGATACTTTCTCCAACAAAAAAAGTATTGCTGCCCGATGCAAAAGCTGGATGTTCATTATCCGATTCGTGTCCGCCGCATCTGTTCGCTAAATTTAAAGAACAGTATCCCGATCATCTGGTCATTACTTACGTCAACTGTACAGCTGAATTGAAAGCACTTTCAGATATTGTATGTACTTCCAGTAATGCCGTAGAAATTGTAGAGAGCCTTCCTTTAGATCAAAAAATCATTTTTGGTCCAGATCGTAATCTTGGGGCCTATGTCAAAAAGAAAACAGGTCGAGATCTTGTTTTGTGGAATGGAGCATGTATGGTACATGAAATATTTTCTCAAGATAAAATAGATCGATTGAGAGCAGAGCATCCGGAAGCCAAATTCATAGCACATCCAGAATGCGAAGATCATATTTTAGCGACTGCCGATTATGTAGGTTCTACCTCGGGCATGTTGAAGTTTACAATCAATGATCCTGCTAACACCTATATCGTCGCCACAGAGTCTGGAATTATCCATCAGATGCAAAAGGCTAGCCCAGCCAAAACGTTCATTCCTGCGCCTCCTAATAACGCCTGCGCTTGTAACGATTGTCCGCATATGAAGTTAAATACACTGGAGAAGCTTTATAATTGTTTAAAATATGAAAGCCCCGAAATCACATTAGATGAATCCGTGATTGCTCGTGCACAACGCCCTATTGAGCGGATGTTGGAAATATCAGCTCAATTGGGATTATAA
- a CDS encoding gamma carbonic anhydrase family protein: MACILPVKGISPKYKDNCFIAPNCTIVGDVELGEHCSVWFNAVIRGDVNFIRIGDYTNIQDGVVIHCTYQKAGTTIGSYVNIGHQAMVHGCIVHDHVLIGMGAIVMDNAVVESHVIIAAGAVVLENTVCESGYLYAGVPAKKIKAITEEQRSMLQQLPHNYVLYSSWFD; this comes from the coding sequence ATGGCCTGTATATTACCAGTTAAGGGAATAAGTCCCAAGTATAAAGATAATTGCTTCATCGCGCCCAATTGTACGATTGTTGGTGATGTGGAATTAGGTGAACATTGTTCGGTATGGTTTAATGCGGTGATCAGAGGTGATGTCAATTTTATTCGTATTGGTGATTATACCAATATACAGGATGGAGTTGTTATACATTGTACTTATCAAAAGGCTGGTACCACGATAGGTAGTTATGTCAATATTGGCCATCAAGCCATGGTACATGGCTGTATCGTACATGATCATGTACTGATCGGTATGGGGGCAATTGTAATGGATAATGCCGTAGTGGAGAGTCACGTAATTATTGCCGCTGGTGCAGTTGTTTTGGAAAATACAGTATGCGAATCTGGTTACTTGTATGCGGGGGTACCTGCTAAAAAAATAAAAGCGATAACTGAAGAACAAAGGTCGATGTTACAACAGTTACCGCATAATTACGTTTTGTATAGTTCCTGGTTTGACTAA
- the nadB gene encoding L-aspartate oxidase yields the protein MSERKVDFLVIGSGIAGLSFALKAADHGKVLIVTKSNEDESNTKYAQGGVAAVVDKSDSFEQHIVDTQIAGDGLCDVEIVENVVREAPERINELISYGTSFDKSDAGVYDLAKEGGHSAHRILHYKDITGYEIERSLLQKIHEHPNIEMLTHYFAIDLITQHHLGEFVDKQREDIKCYGIYAFNTNTHQVDKILSKITVMASGGAGHIYASTTNPTIATGDGIAMVYRAKGKVRNMEFMQFHPTSLYNPSDSPAFLVSEAVRGFGGILRRVNGEDFMKEYDERASLAPRDIVARAIDSEMKKSGIDYVYLDITHREKADIIKHFPNIYEKCLSIGLDMSKDFIPVTPAAHYLCGGIYVDDYGRSSISNLYACGECSSTGLHGANRLASNSLLEALVYAHRIYLDSSKSVSDAEYAVGVPEWDDSKAKLSNEDILVTHNLRECQKVMSDYVGIVRSDFRLERALNRLHLLYGETEDFYRHTKLSVKLCELRNVIQVAFIVTKSALLRKESRGLHFTTDYPHHADTLKDTIF from the coding sequence ATGTCAGAAAGAAAGGTAGATTTCCTTGTAATTGGGTCTGGAATCGCGGGTTTAAGTTTTGCTTTAAAAGCGGCCGATCATGGTAAAGTATTGATTGTCACGAAGTCCAACGAGGATGAATCAAATACAAAATATGCGCAAGGAGGAGTAGCGGCAGTTGTGGATAAGTCTGATAGCTTTGAACAGCATATTGTTGATACTCAGATAGCTGGAGATGGATTATGTGATGTTGAAATTGTGGAAAACGTAGTTCGCGAAGCTCCGGAGCGTATCAATGAATTGATTTCCTATGGAACATCATTTGATAAATCCGATGCCGGAGTTTATGATCTGGCAAAGGAGGGAGGGCACTCAGCTCATCGTATTTTGCATTATAAAGATATTACTGGATATGAGATAGAGCGATCTTTATTGCAGAAAATTCATGAGCATCCAAATATTGAAATGCTAACCCATTATTTTGCTATCGACCTGATCACACAACATCATTTGGGCGAATTTGTAGATAAACAAAGAGAAGATATCAAATGTTATGGGATCTATGCCTTCAACACCAATACGCACCAAGTCGATAAGATATTAAGCAAAATTACGGTGATGGCGTCGGGTGGTGCTGGACATATTTATGCGAGTACGACTAATCCAACCATAGCAACAGGCGATGGAATTGCCATGGTATATCGAGCAAAAGGGAAGGTGCGAAATATGGAATTTATGCAGTTTCATCCTACATCTTTATATAATCCAAGTGACTCACCTGCCTTTTTGGTTTCGGAAGCTGTTCGTGGTTTTGGTGGCATTTTAAGGCGTGTGAATGGTGAAGATTTTATGAAAGAATATGATGAGCGAGCATCACTAGCACCGCGGGATATAGTGGCACGAGCGATCGATTCGGAGATGAAAAAATCGGGTATTGACTACGTTTATCTGGATATTACGCATCGAGAAAAGGCTGATATTATCAAGCATTTTCCAAATATTTACGAAAAATGTCTATCAATTGGTCTGGATATGAGTAAAGATTTTATTCCCGTCACACCTGCTGCTCACTATTTATGTGGTGGTATATATGTGGATGACTATGGTAGGAGCAGCATTAGCAATCTGTATGCTTGTGGTGAATGTTCGTCTACAGGTCTACATGGTGCAAATCGCTTAGCATCCAATTCACTCCTAGAAGCTTTGGTATATGCACATCGTATTTATTTGGATTCGTCCAAATCGGTATCCGACGCGGAGTATGCGGTGGGTGTACCAGAGTGGGATGATTCAAAAGCAAAGCTGTCTAATGAAGATATTTTGGTTACACATAACTTGAGAGAATGTCAAAAAGTGATGAGTGATTATGTGGGAATTGTGCGTTCGGATTTCAGATTAGAACGGGCACTCAATCGATTGCATTTATTGTATGGTGAGACAGAAGATTTTTATAGACATACGAAATTGTCGGTTAAATTATGTGAATTGAGGAATGTGATACAGGTCGCTTTTATTGTTACCAAGTCTGCCTTACTGCGAAAAGAAAGTAGGGGACTTCATTTTACTACTGACTATCCGCATCATGCAGATACATTAAAAGATACTATATTTTAG